DNA from Toxoplasma gondii ME49 chromosome X, whole genome shotgun sequence:
aaacgCATGAGCTCCTTACACCCCGTTCCTCACACGGAATCCTTCGGTCCAATTCTTTTATCGCAGCAAAAATAGAACTTTAGCGTGAGTCTGGACTCCAAAAAGTAGCGCTACAGCAGAGGTTAGCGCGCGGCGGCGGCATGGATTTCCACCACTTCGACCTGTGTTTTTGTCTGCTGCTCAAAGCTTGCACCGCCgtatttctctcttctccccttctcgtGTTCACAGCTCTACAAACCGTGCGCGGAAGTCACCGACTCCACAATCGGAAACTTTGACCTGTTCAAAGGCTTCACGTTGAGAAACCGCCTACCGTTTTCCCCTTCTAAAACATACCGTTTGGTGCAGTCCATCAGTTCCCTCACGAAAAACGAAGTGTTTTCGTCCTCACAGGATCGGAATGCGTAGAGGTGCAGCGGCTAACCGCACCGTCCAAACCTCGGAAGAACATTCTTTGTAaagtgaaaaagaaaagcagacaccAGCACACTGTGATGCAGCCTGTCCCGCCCTGCAAAACGGCAAGCCCCCGAAAAAGAATCCTCAGGGCAGCGTGTGGAGTTGCCTGATCAGTGTGAAGGCTTTCAGCGATCGAGAGGTTGCGAAACTGCGAGAGACTTCGCTGCCACGAGCAGATTTtatctcttccttttttttggaattgcgtgcatgcaaccaTTGCTGTCTCTTGGTTTTTGCCCACCGGGTTGGGGCTTGCTGGATGCCGTCACTGTGCCTGGgcaggaagggagaaaaaactctCTGAACATTTCATCGCTTCTTGTCGCTCttgtcgcgtctctgcgctgGCATTTTCTGTGGGATTTTCGGCCTTTCTTTCGGGAGAAGGATGAACAGCTTTTATCTTGGTTAGCTGTTTCCTACAGAAGCGCGAACCAGCTCGTCTCCCCTGGGATCAAGCCAGTGCTATCGAGTCCCTCCCGAAATAgtcttttctcccgtctGCGTTAAGTTGGCAAACCCCCGCTTTTGTGCGATGAATTGTCTCGAACACGTGGAAGCATGAATTGACTGAATATCTAGCGGAGAAAGGAGCAaagttctctttctcgggCGCCGTGCAATCGTTCCATCGTCTCTCCAACAACTCAGCTGAGTGTGTGAATGGCTGAGTCTTTACCGTTCTTTTTGCTCGTTCCGTTGGCTTCAGGCGCTTTGAGGAAGCAGGCAATGCACGCGCggccttcgttttttcgatTTCACGCTTCTGCCAAGAGCTAGGTTTCGCCATCCGAAACTGCCGTACACCTCCCCTCGTGAACGCAAGCTTTGTACACCAGCATGCTTCATCTCTTGTCCTGTCTCCAAAAGAGAGGTTTGCATGGTTAACAGTCCGTGCGTAGGCAAGAGTAAGGATCAACGCGTGGATTGCTGTGTATTTCTGTAGCACTGATATTGAGGTCGATCTCCAGAGTTCCGAGAGCACGCTGCGTTGGGGCCTTTGCACGCTGCTTGCGCTTTGCGTTGTTGTTTGATAACATTTCTTTTTTTGAAAGGTCTCTGTCGACTCATTCGGCAGCAGTCCCTGAAGgacttctttctttctcatTTCCATGGCGGCCCGTACCCACACAGGGTCGAGGGGCAGCACGACAACCACCGTGCTGCCCACGGCTGTGGTGCATATTGTAGAGAATCCGAGCGGCTTGCTCGGGTCCCCGACTCCGGATACGACTGTGACCGTTTCGGAGCGTCGTGTCAGTTGGGATAAGGCTGCAATTGACAACGAAAACatgaacaagaagaagagtaaAAAGTGCTGCATTTTTCACAAGCGGCGAGACTTCGGGGAGTCTTCGAGTGACAGCGATAGCGACAGCTCGTCAGACGCCGAAAGAGCACACGGGACTTGTGGGCAAAAATGCGACAGCGAACGAGGAATAAACCACTGCAAGCACCACGATCCCAGTAACACACCAGCCGAGAAAGAACCTAAAACCCCGTCTGAGTCGTGAAAACGAGAACCCACAGCGAGCTTCCTACAGTGAAAAGGATTTCTTAATATCCATCTCACACATGTCCCCGCAGCGGGCACCGGTATAGGTACGAGCACAATGAAATCCTTTTTGGactgcttctcgcttttctgaAGTGCATGCTTCATCAAAATGTCAGCAGCGTTTTTTAGTCGGTCCACAGATCTGCCGACTTGACTTTTTTTCCGACGTGTACCTAACGGTCCTCGCCGACAGACGGCCTCTGGGAAACGGTGAACACAGAAGAGCTGCAGGTTCTTACACTTTTTGCCTCGGGTATTGATCCgatcctttttcttctttgcgttTCCATGTATCCACGCTTCATGCAACCAGGCGTCTGCGGTGATTTTTGCTGGAGGTTGGGGGCCTGCATCCAAGGTCAGCCCACCCTAGGACCAAGGTTCGTTTTATGGTgtagagagaagagcaaacaTGTACAGTTGCAAATGGGTCGAGTTGCGTGTAACGGCTTTCCTGCGCTTTTCGCAAAGGTGGTGGGTCAGCGAAAGACAACCGTGAACGTTGCTGCGCCCCTGTAGTGACAAGTCGCTTGTGACTTCTTCCTTTAAAAACCGAGCAACGTGCTTTATATTCTGGTTGAACATCAATCAGAAAGCATCCAAATGTTCGCCTACGCACGAGAGTGCgtgtttctgcttcccctGCGTTGCCTCTCTACTGGCACTCCAAATAATCACAGATAGACTTGACCGCATCTTTTGCATTTGGTATCGTTCGACATCCTGTTGTCGGCAAGCTGCCCGAACGGAGGTTTACGGACACCCTTCGCTTATGGAACTAGCAGTACGTAGTCGTCGGAACATGCGTTAACGAGAACGTCTTCCCTGTTTGCATACGAATACATTGCTGAACCGTGAATGAAGAtatagctctttcttgaggGAGTCATCCAGCGTCCAGACGTTCAGTTACATCAACTGTTAGATCAGTCAAGCAGTGGGAAAATGGTACGTCAATATCGAATATAACGGTGTGCTCCTGAATGTAATGGTACAAGCTGTAAACAAAGGACTCCCTAACTAGaactgaggagtcaagtaggtacaaaccgtacaaggaTTTATTATGTCCATCTGTTCATCTAAGTTGATACTCGGTTATATACGTTAGGCGCTATCTTCCCGGCTAAACgtcccttttctttgaaacacacttcccttctcgccgttagTATGATCTCAAAGTACAAAGTACCAGAAGCCATGTGATCTATATATAGTATAACAGGAAATTTGACCGAACCTGcgatagataaatatatcttGGATGACTGTATATTAGCGGCTAAATGTCAGCCAAACATGCGAATTTTAGGTTTTCCATGAAATCTATgtgaaagaagagactgctAAGACAGCTGCAAGAGATAGTACAAAGTGGAATGGTGCAACAATATAAAATGTATCATGTAGGGCAATATCCATACCTGCACTACCCATAACTACACCTATAGTACCTCCTAGAGTAAATAGAAAAATAAAACATACGGCGGCCCGTAAATCTATTGTTCGTGTAGTATTATGACTAGCCATATAGGCACCTAACCAATTAAAGAAATGGGTGAAGGACCATCCAGGCTGTCACGATGCTGCAGTATGCTACGTTAAGGGAGTGGACCATGTGCGGCTACACGAAGAGCGAGTTCACGTTCCGATGTGCAATCTTTGAATGGAAAGCGGACCGTGCTGTTGATGCTTCTTTCGAATCGTTCATTAGCTTGTCTGTCTCAAAGAAACTGCAATGCTTGGCAAGGCTGCATTTTTCGCGAGAACATTCTTCACCACCCATGGCATGAAGTCGTGGAATATCTCATGGAAGTACACCCAACTCGGAGATGTGCTACGACAAGGAGCTCTCGCCTTGCATTCGTCTctgaagaaacgcgcgaacgcatgcaagaagCTTACACCGATCCTCCAGTACATCTATGAGTCTATAGGTCCAGCATATGGGTTGCGGTTCGTCAACGGTATTTAAAAACAGCAGAAACCCACTGCTCAGATCATTAGTATGATCCGTACTATCCTCCAGGGGGTGGTAATCTCTGACACAGGATTATATGTAAGTTTCTTCTGGGAACGGAGGCACCAACCGTGCAAGGATTGACTTGCCCCTGAGTATCTATGTTGATCCTCGGGTGGTGGAGTATCCCCTACGAGTTCGACTGCTGATGGAGATCGCGACAAGTTTTGTTTTGCGGATCCAAGAGCCTTTACCGCATGTCACTGTGCCCGAATGGAGACAATGCAATCGACTGAGAGGGCGTTTCCCAAACGCGGGAGACCGGGCGTACGGCAAAAACCGAGTCGCAAACAAATCAAGCTGTTCTTATGTTTTCGTCAGCACCATGGACGGGGAAAACGTCCGGCAATTGACAATAGAAATCTTCTGTTCGGTGCCCCGTCTGCTGTGCAATACCCGTCTATTAACTGGAAAAGCAGACCAGGTCGTGAGCTCAAAACGAACCACAAGAAAAATCTACACGCTCAACAGTGTGTATGCCCtgaggaaagaaagcaaagagcAGCCGAAAGGGACTGTTACGCCTACACAAGAGAGGATGTTCCAGGACTCGCGGGAGTCCGTCGCGTTCGCTCGGAAGCAGCGggcgagaaacagagtcCAACAAGTCTCGAGTATCTGCAGCAGATTCCTGACCCTCTCTCCAAGATGTGGAATCACGTAGCGAGGTGGAGGAAAACGGAATGAACAGAAACACTGAATATTTGAGGAGTGAAGAGGTCTACGACGAGCGCAGAGCGACTTTGTGGGCAAAATCACGAATCGTCTACTTGCACGGCTtaccacacacacacacacacacacatatgctGAGATGAGCTGGTTGCACACTAAAATAGCATTGTAATCCATCTAAACGACCAGCTAAAAGTGCGAGAAATTCTGAACTTTGACCTGCCGTGAGACTTCGGACGGAaagcaagaaggaaggacAAGCAGCCGCAGGCGTGCGTCCGTaggtctgtgtgtctgctgcAGGAAAGTGCCCCGTTCCCGTTCTTCGAGAATTCGCAGGAACAAAGGAGATGTCTGCGCGTCTCCATCCAAACTTTTCGCCCTTTGGTGTTGAAGCGGAGTGctccgagaaagaaacagcgcTTCGGAGACGAAGACTGGGGAGACGGATTGCGAGGTCGTCTTGTTTCCTCCGTGTGCCGCGATGGAAACTGAATTTCCCcgttgcttctctcggaAGCAGGAAGCCCAACTGCTTCTGGAATCGAGTTGAATGCGCGCGAGgattctctctttttcaacGAGCTTCTGTCTACAGAAACGGCGAGTCCTCAAAATGCTCAAGTGGACAGGGTCGATTTTGTGTCACCCCTCGACTGCTGGGCGGCGTATTTTCGCAGGTACCACGACAGCGCATGTATacgcctcgcttctcccttctttcttccgttttctgtgGAGGCCTGCCACCTCCGAATCTCagcttttccttttcttcgcctgcaaAGCTGAAGATGGTGACGAAGCGAGAGTGTTgcgggggagaagaggcgaaatTCCCTCCcggttccttttctcccagTCCCCggtgctcttcttcccggcTGCGTACGCGGGAGGAAGTTGTCGCGTCCTCTTTCTTGGCTTCTTCGTGAGAAacaggacagagaagagacacacagtcGCCTGCATTTAAGCGAGATACTGCTGTCTGCTCAACTTGTCTCCGACCCCTCTGTTTTCCGTTcctcgagtgtctcttcaaagacatgcacatgtgtgtgtacaggCTCTGCAAAGCCTTCTTCCGTTTCGAGTCTCGACTTCAAAAGCCTCTCTCTATTTCCATAATGCCTTTCCTGACGGGCtacttctctttcgtcggAAACTCTCATCTTTCAtgcgcctctccttcgtttctcctcaactcttgaagcgcatgcagcgacgccTGGGTCGACGCCGCTCGAGAGACcatctctcctttttttcatCTTCACAGAGGGagtcttttcttttcaacGTTTTCACCGACACCGAAGGAGACTGTGCTTCGCCCTCGGCCTTCCGGAGAGTCTGCGTCGCGTCTCACTTCAGTTCTGTCCAGACCGTcttcgaagagaaagacaaccACTAGAAGAGACGCATGGCTCTCTCCACTTGTTTTCCACGTCTTGGCAAGAATCTCTGTGCGCGttgttctcttcgttttctcgcacTGGCCTTCACTTGTCTCCGAGTCTGTCGAGAGAGGAGTTCTCCGCTGAAGgctcctcctctcttgtcgttgtctttttcgtcgttttttccGGTGCCGCAGCGGGCTCGTGCACTCAAAGAAACCGCTTCTGCCggtctctcgttttcctttcgtctctcccctctccgtCACGAATCCTCGCTCTTCCACTTCGCTCGTCAAGAACTCTGAAACTCGCTTCTCCCAGACTGTAAAACCTAAATACACTCACGactctcttgctcttctggCACCCCATTCTGGTCTCagtcgtctctcctcggctgcgtctctcgtccCCCGTGCGTCGGTCCGTATATGCCGATTCGCCTCTCGAGGAATCAAGCGGCTTCGCCATTTTCGTTCTTAcacttgcatgcaaaaaatACATGAAACTTTATATGTTTGCGTTCCTTAACCCTCTGTCACCCGATGGCCATTCGAGCATTCGAGACGTTCTGTGTGAGACCGTCTGTAGTTGTGTTTCTAACCTTGGGGAACGTGgtttcttcatttccttcttcagtttcgctgttgtttctctttcgtcttcagagCACTCTCAGGGGGGCATCTTACGCACTGCCCGTAGGGAGACGACATCACCTTTTGAACTTTAAGTTTGATGTTGTGTCGCGCCCAGTCGTATGGCTtcgtttcgttctctcggCCATGCAGCCATGAAAGCAGTCGATGAATGCAATGCCCAGAGAATGCGCGAAAGGGATCGCTTGAAaaaacgcgcatgcagtctgctctctctggcCAGCTCTTGGGATGTTTCATGTTTTCTTCCAGTAACGATTGCCTGCGATTTTTGGGCTTGACGCCTGCTGTGAATGAACCAACATCTGTGCTGTACAAATCCGTTCTTGTCGTTCAAGGTCTTGCTCTCatccctcgcctctctcctgtcttctgcgtctgctcttcGCGCTCCTCCACTCCTCAGTTTCTTCCGATCTGGATACTTCTTGTTGTTCCCCGCCTGCTCCACCTTGTGTGTGGGACATCGGCGACCTTGGTCGCGATCCATCTCGTGCCTAAgttgttctctttttcttcgttgctTTCCCTCTCTGGCGCTTGCTCTGCCGGGCGGTCTGCGCCTCCTGACATTCTGTTAGTATTTCAGCGCCTTGACCATTTGTCTCCGTCTATTGCTTTTGCGTCTGGGTGCGTATGTCTCTCCACGCGACAATGGGAGGCGACAACGGACGGCGACGCGAGGATCCTTGGAtcccgccgcctccgccggAGCCCCAACCTCCCCCACCCTGTCTGCCGGCGTCGGAGCCAGTTCCTGGGATTCCTCTCCATTCGCCTCAGTCGCTGTCGTCCTTCGTCTGCTCCCGAGGACAGCGGCAGATCGCCAGTGCCTGCGAGACAGGCTATCAACCTTCAGGCTATCAACCTTCAGATCCGTCTTCTCACAGTCGCCAGCTCCACTCCCGGCTGGGGATCCACTCTTCGAATTCTCTCTACACCGACTCGCAAGGCACACTGCCCTTTTCGGAGGCCTTCACAGGGTCTGGTTCAGGGCATTTTTCAGGGCATTTTCCAGGACTTTCGGTGTGTGCTGAGCCTTCTCGCCAGCTGCCTTCCGGGCCGTCGCCCGCGTCGTGGAAAGAGAACGGCGTCGTCACGCCTTCCGGCTCCGCTGCCGTCGCTCCTTTGCAGGTTGAGCGTGTGCCAGCGCCGCCGGCGTCGCGCCTGCGCAGTCGCTGGGACCAGCGGCCATCTCAAACCTCTGGAAGGGCACAAGGTTCAAACGAGAATCGAGAGAGGCCTGGAGAGGCCTGCGCTGCGTCGCCTGTCCAGCCTGCCTCGCCTCCCCCGCCTCTGCCGCATTCTCAAGGAGGCGTGGATGGAgaacgcgggagacgcgggagatacagcgaagaaacaggagaaagaggagacacaaaacacagaggagacacaaaagacaaaggagacaccggagacactcgagacaggcgagaccctcaagacagaggagacagacgttTCGATGAAGGGGGGAGCTGCGTTTCAAGGCCACAGTcaagaagcgaacgcgaggagagtggagagaagagaagttgGCATTTCCCGCGAGGCGGGCGCCGCAGTTCCAGTGTCGACAGAGATCATggagggaagggagagacgcgagaagaccCACGCTGTCGCTGGTTCCTTGGTCGACAGAGAGCAAGtgcaagagagaacgaagcggGCATCAGATGGAGgccagagcgagaagagaggggcaGTGCGTCCCCAGGACGAAGCCGGTGCGGTCCAACAAACAAGGAAGACAGGCCAGGAACGAGGCGGGGGTCTCTGGAGTCGCGGTCGTTCCTGGAGGCGTCGCATTCGTCCGATGCCCGACATGCGGTGGACCGCCCGGTGTCAAGGGAGGGAGATGAAAGCCGACGACGAAGCTCAACTTgggcgccttcgcctgcggcttctctccgtcggaACCGAGGCCTCTCGCGAAGCGTGTCTCCCTCAGAGCCGCGTGGGTggagagggggagaggagaaacggagacaggaggagagaggataCGTCGAGCGATCGCGCCGCGGGTCCAGGGAGTCCGCGACCGGCGCAGAGGGAAAAGACGacgctttctctccgcggAGCTGCGCGTCCGGCAACATGTTCCCCGACCGGCAAGGCCGACCGCGGGGCTGGGACGAACCGCGGAGACCCCACaaccgaggagacaggcgctgGGGCGCCGAGGCGcctggcgaggaagacgaaagtgaaGGGGGACGACAGGCTCGCACACACAGCAGGCAGGGGGtggaacgagaaagacaaaggcaCTCGGTGTCCGGCCGGCCGCCCGTCTGCTCGCCTCTCCACCGGCGTCTGAGGTCGTTGTCTCCTACCTCTGCTCACGGTCGCTCgcctcctcgtttctgcgaCACCCGAGAACGGCTGCCTCAAGCGGACGTCTGTGGAACGCGCGAGTCGCCCTCGAGAGGTTTCACACGGTTCGGCGACACAGCGCCAGCGTGGTCAGAACCTGAAGCCGGCGCCGGACACAGTCCCGACAtggatgcgcatgcaggtgcCTCGAAGTCCGCgcgtgcgtcttcttcgctggggCGGCGAGGCCCGCgctcggtgtctcctcggcgcgGCGAGAGTGGGGTGAAACCTGACAGGCGAAGCTTGAGGGGAGACAGCCAGGGGAGGGCAgacggacagagagagcgagagacatgGAGGAACGAGGGG
Protein-coding regions in this window:
- a CDS encoding protein phosphatase inhibitor protein (encoded by transcript TGME49_226825), giving the protein MAARTHTGSRGSTTTTVLPTAVVHIVENPSGLLGSPTPDTTVTVSERRVSWDKAAIDNENMNKKKSKKCCIFHKRRDFGESSSDSDSDSSSDAERAHGTCGQKCDSERGINHCKHHDPSNTPAEKEPKTPSES
- a CDS encoding hypothetical protein (encoded by transcript TGME49_226820); this encodes METMQSTERAFPKRGRPGVRQKPSRKQIKLFLCFRQHHGRGKRPAIDNRNLLFGAPSAVQYPSINWKSRPGRELKTNHKKNLHAQQCVCPEERKQRAAERDCYAYTREDVPGLAGVRRVRSEAAGEKQSPTSLEYLQQIPDPLSKMWNHVARWRKTE